In Methylotenera sp. L2L1, the following proteins share a genomic window:
- the rsmH gene encoding 16S rRNA (cytosine(1402)-N(4))-methyltransferase RsmH has translation MIKGVNSAPTKASLSSKKASSKNADKLEKYPQEVSASNSNQDQSMGGEASSAGAHITVLLNEAVHALDIKPNGIYVDGTFGRGGHSRKILAQLTDGGRLIAFDRDLSAIESGKAIDDPRFTLVHSHFAAMQARLAELGVHHVDGILLDLGISSPQIDEANRGFSFRYDAPLDMRMDQSSGETAAEFLGRTTEQQLAEVIKNYGEERFAKSIARAIIAERNDGRPITTTGQLTQIVAGAVTRFEPGQNPATRTFQALRIFVNKELEELSLTMPQCINLLAPQGRLAVISFHSLEDRMVKQFIRGQEDRDDLPANFPVRAADLPQPRLKSVGKAVKPSDAEVKANPRSRSAVLRVAERTSVV, from the coding sequence GTGATTAAGGGCGTGAACAGCGCGCCCACCAAAGCATCATTGTCTTCAAAAAAAGCGTCTTCAAAAAACGCTGATAAGTTAGAAAAGTACCCACAAGAAGTGTCAGCATCAAATTCAAATCAAGATCAAAGCATGGGAGGTGAGGCTTCTTCTGCAGGCGCACACATTACTGTGTTGCTGAATGAGGCTGTGCATGCTTTAGACATTAAACCAAATGGCATCTATGTGGATGGAACGTTTGGTCGTGGTGGTCATTCCAGAAAAATTTTAGCGCAGTTGACTGATGGCGGACGTTTGATTGCCTTTGACCGTGACTTAAGTGCGATTGAGTCAGGTAAGGCAATTGATGACCCGCGTTTTACGCTGGTGCATAGTCACTTTGCCGCCATGCAAGCGCGTTTAGCTGAATTGGGTGTGCATCATGTGGATGGGATTCTTTTGGATCTTGGCATTTCGTCGCCACAAATTGATGAGGCTAACCGTGGATTTAGTTTTAGGTACGATGCGCCGCTTGATATGCGCATGGATCAAAGTAGTGGTGAAACAGCGGCAGAATTTCTTGGCCGTACAACAGAGCAGCAATTAGCGGAGGTTATAAAAAATTATGGTGAAGAACGGTTTGCTAAGTCGATTGCAAGGGCGATTATTGCGGAGCGCAATGACGGGCGTCCCATCACCACTACTGGGCAGCTTACCCAGATCGTGGCAGGTGCAGTCACGCGCTTCGAGCCAGGGCAGAACCCTGCAACGCGCACATTTCAAGCTTTACGGATTTTCGTCAATAAGGAGCTTGAGGAATTATCGTTAACCATGCCGCAATGCATTAACTTGCTGGCGCCACAGGGTAGGCTTGCGGTAATTAGTTTTCACTCGCTTGAAGATCGTATGGTAAAGCAGTTTATTCGCGGTCAGGAAGATCGTGATGACTTACCAGCAAACTTTCCAGTGCGTGCTGCTGACTTGCCTCAACCTAGATTGAAAAGTGTGGGGAAAGCAGTGAAGCCTAGTGATGCTGAGGTGAAGGCTAATCCTCGTTCACGCAGTGCAGTGCTACGTGTGGCGGAGAGGACGTCGGTTGTATGA
- a CDS encoding UDP-N-acetylmuramoyl-tripeptide--D-alanyl-D-alanine ligase → MMMLSEAAMALGVQHVGADVQFTSVGSDSRNIVAGQLFVALKGANFDGNTFAQEALKLGAVAVLVSDETVKAEPRLVVADTRLALGELAKYWRGKFNVPVVAVTGSNGKTTTKEMLTAILSIASQGREYVHATYGNLNNDIGLPLTLLKMNQSHQCTVLEMGMNHLGEIDYLTHIAKPDVALINNAGIAHIGELGSRDNIAKAKGEIFAGLKHGGVAVINADSDYAGYWKSLNPQRKIVTFGLNKEANVSAHYQAGEGFSLMTLLTPVGELSVKLNVQGEHNISNALAASAAAYALGISIEDIGRGLESFAGVYGRLERKAGANGAVVIDDTYNANPDSMKAAINVLTMLSGKKVLVLGDMGELGPDAEVMHTEIGAYAKAAGLTTLYCLGDLSAATVRSFGQGAEHFSSPQDIAQAVLPQLETGTTVLVKGSRFMQMERVVNLLVENKK, encoded by the coding sequence ATGATGATGCTATCAGAAGCAGCAATGGCATTAGGCGTACAGCATGTGGGCGCTGATGTGCAATTTACCTCTGTGGGTAGTGACAGCCGCAATATTGTGGCTGGCCAGTTATTTGTGGCGCTTAAAGGTGCGAACTTTGATGGAAATACCTTTGCACAAGAGGCTTTAAAGCTAGGTGCAGTTGCAGTGTTGGTTTCTGATGAGACAGTAAAAGCTGAACCGCGGCTAGTAGTTGCAGATACAAGGTTGGCATTAGGAGAGTTGGCTAAATACTGGCGTGGAAAGTTTAACGTTCCTGTTGTTGCTGTTACCGGAAGTAACGGCAAGACCACCACTAAGGAAATGCTGACTGCTATTTTGAGCATCGCTAGCCAAGGTCGAGAGTATGTACATGCGACCTATGGCAACTTGAATAACGATATTGGTTTGCCGCTGACTTTGCTCAAAATGAATCAAAGTCATCAATGTACCGTGCTGGAAATGGGCATGAATCATTTGGGTGAAATTGACTATTTAACACATATTGCCAAACCTGATGTGGCGTTAATTAATAACGCTGGTATTGCACATATTGGTGAGTTGGGCTCGCGTGACAATATCGCCAAGGCTAAGGGTGAGATTTTTGCAGGATTAAAGCATGGCGGCGTCGCTGTGATTAATGCAGATAGTGACTATGCTGGGTATTGGAAGTCACTTAATCCGCAAAGAAAAATAGTGACATTTGGCCTGAATAAAGAGGCAAATGTAAGTGCACACTATCAGGCAGGTGAAGGTTTTAGCTTGATGACACTACTTACGCCAGTTGGTGAACTAAGCGTTAAGTTGAATGTACAAGGCGAACACAATATCAGTAATGCCTTAGCAGCAAGTGCAGCCGCTTATGCATTAGGTATTTCAATTGAAGATATTGGGCGTGGTTTGGAAAGTTTTGCCGGTGTGTATGGCCGTTTAGAGCGCAAGGCGGGAGCCAACGGAGCTGTCGTGATTGATGATACGTATAACGCCAACCCTGACTCGATGAAAGCTGCAATAAATGTACTTACAATGCTTAGCGGCAAAAAGGTACTAGTGCTGGGCGATATGGGGGAGTTAGGTCCAGATGCCGAAGTGATGCATACAGAAATTGGGGCTTATGCCAAGGCCGCAGGCTTAACCACACTTTATTGTTTAGGTGATTTAAGTGCCGCAACCGTGCGCAGCTTCGGACAAGGTGCCGAGCATTTTAGCTCACCACAAGACATTGCCCAGGCTGTACTGCCACAACTTGAGACAGGTACCACTGTGTTGGTAAAAGGTTCGCGTTTTATGCAAATGGAGCGTGTCGTGAATTTGTTAGTAGAAAACAAGAAGTAG
- a CDS encoding peptidoglycan D,D-transpeptidase FtsI family protein — translation MSMHAPLVIVKLPAWRRRLLLVLVLLGFAALLGRGVYLQSFHKRFLQEKGDARYSRTLVLPSQRGKITDRYGELLAISSPVESVWANPSDVQITASQTKKLADLLGLKKASVDKKLANNTREFVYLKRRVSPELAAEIMQLGISGVYLQREYKRYYPAGDVTAHLVGFTDIDDKGQEGFELAMNDALSGKNGSRKVIKDRAGRIIEDLEAVKVPQDGADITLSIDRRIQYLAHRELTKAVDKFKANAGAAIVLDAKTGEVLAMVNVPTYNPNNPVNIQGKTRNRAITDIFEPGSTMKTVTAAAALEAGKFTPDTVIQTAPGYMSIGPATIHDAHPHGAMTVSEVIQKSSNVGAVKMALSLEPQYLWGVFNLIGFGSKTRIGFPGEVSGKLRDYKIWRPIEQATMSYGHGISVTLLQMARAYTVFANDGELKPVSLLKLKDAPVGTQVFSAKTANEVKDMLELVVLPGGTALRAQVLGYRVAGKTGTTHKLGDHGYEKNKYVGSFVGMAPASNPRLIMAVMIDDPSSGEYFGGTVAAPVFSAVMADALRMLSVPQDAPNNNVVIPSGVEDVKESI, via the coding sequence ATGTCTATGCACGCACCTTTAGTGATTGTGAAGCTGCCAGCATGGCGTCGTCGCCTATTGCTGGTGCTCGTGTTGCTAGGGTTTGCCGCGTTGCTGGGCAGAGGTGTGTATTTGCAAAGCTTTCATAAGCGCTTTTTGCAAGAAAAAGGCGATGCACGTTATAGCCGTACTTTAGTGTTGCCTTCTCAGCGCGGAAAGATTACGGATCGTTACGGTGAGCTGTTGGCAATTAGCTCTCCAGTAGAGTCGGTGTGGGCGAATCCATCAGATGTGCAAATTACTGCAAGCCAAACCAAAAAATTAGCTGATTTGTTAGGTTTAAAAAAAGCGTCTGTAGATAAGAAGTTGGCCAACAATACGCGTGAGTTTGTGTATTTAAAGCGCCGCGTTTCACCGGAGTTGGCCGCTGAGATCATGCAGCTTGGTATTTCTGGCGTGTATCTGCAACGTGAATATAAACGTTATTACCCTGCGGGTGATGTGACTGCTCATTTAGTGGGCTTTACGGATATTGATGATAAAGGCCAAGAGGGCTTTGAACTGGCAATGAATGATGCGCTGTCAGGCAAAAACGGTAGCCGCAAAGTGATTAAAGACCGTGCCGGTCGCATCATTGAGGATTTAGAGGCAGTTAAGGTGCCACAAGATGGCGCTGATATCACTTTATCGATTGATCGCAGAATTCAGTATTTAGCACATCGTGAGCTGACAAAAGCGGTTGATAAGTTTAAAGCAAATGCAGGCGCGGCGATTGTGCTGGACGCGAAAACAGGTGAAGTGTTGGCAATGGTGAATGTGCCGACATATAACCCAAATAACCCTGTGAACATTCAAGGTAAAACACGTAATCGTGCGATTACTGACATTTTTGAGCCGGGCTCAACCATGAAAACTGTGACTGCTGCGGCTGCATTAGAGGCTGGAAAATTTACCCCGGATACTGTGATTCAGACTGCACCTGGTTATATGAGTATAGGTCCCGCAACAATACATGATGCACATCCACATGGCGCGATGACGGTGTCGGAAGTGATTCAGAAATCTTCAAACGTTGGTGCTGTGAAAATGGCGCTTTCGCTTGAGCCTCAGTATCTATGGGGTGTGTTTAATTTAATCGGCTTTGGTTCAAAAACGCGTATTGGTTTTCCGGGAGAGGTTTCTGGAAAGTTACGTGATTACAAAATTTGGCGACCTATTGAGCAGGCGACGATGTCTTACGGTCATGGTATCAGTGTGACGTTGTTGCAAATGGCACGGGCGTATACCGTGTTTGCAAATGACGGAGAGTTGAAGCCGGTTTCTTTATTGAAATTAAAAGATGCGCCGGTGGGTACGCAGGTGTTTAGTGCAAAAACTGCAAATGAAGTGAAAGATATGCTGGAGTTGGTTGTTTTGCCAGGGGGCACAGCACTGAGGGCACAGGTCCTAGGCTATCGTGTGGCGGGCAAAACTGGTACTACGCATAAGCTTGGCGATCATGGCTATGAAAAGAATAAGTATGTAGGTTCGTTTGTAGGGATGGCGCCAGCGTCTAACCCGCGTTTGATTATGGCGGTAATGATTGATGATCCAAGTAGCGGTGAGTATTTTGGCGGCACGGTTGCAGCACCAGTGTTTAGTGCGGTGATGGCAGATGCGCTACGTATGTTATCTGTGCCACAGGATGCGCCTAATAACAACGTAGTGATTCCTAGTGGTGTTGAAGATGTGAAGGAAAGCATATGA
- the mraZ gene encoding division/cell wall cluster transcriptional repressor MraZ codes for MFRGATSLSLDAKSRLAVPTKHREALQLECAGNLVLTAHPHRCLLLYPQPAWEPIQAKMMALSSFDKQSSALQRLLVGFAEDISLDSAGRLLVSPVLRDFAGLDKEVMLVGQGSHFELWSMTAWRAQLEQVMQSDGFAMPAELEGFSL; via the coding sequence ATGTTTCGTGGTGCTACATCATTAAGTTTGGATGCCAAGAGCAGGCTCGCTGTGCCAACAAAGCACAGAGAAGCATTGCAGCTTGAGTGTGCCGGCAATTTGGTGTTAACTGCGCACCCTCATCGTTGTTTGTTGTTATATCCGCAGCCAGCTTGGGAGCCAATTCAAGCGAAAATGATGGCGTTATCATCGTTTGATAAACAATCTAGTGCTTTACAGAGGTTGTTAGTCGGTTTTGCTGAAGACATTAGCTTGGATAGTGCAGGCCGTTTGCTGGTGTCGCCAGTGTTGCGTGATTTTGCTGGTTTAGATAAAGAAGTGATGTTGGTTGGCCAAGGTAGTCATTTTGAATTATGGAGCATGACCGCTTGGCGTGCCCAGCTAGAGCAAGTAATGCAAAGTGATGGTTTTGCAATGCCCGCAGAATTAGAGGGATTTTCGCTGTGA
- the mraY gene encoding phospho-N-acetylmuramoyl-pentapeptide-transferase — protein sequence MLLELAQWLAQDIRGFNVFNYITLRAVLATLTALVISLTIGPTLIRKLTQYKVGQAVRDDGPQTHLIKAGTPTMGGALILVSIAISTLLWADLSNRFVWVVLFTTLGFGIIGWVDDWRKVVHRNPKGLSAKEKYFWQSVVGLSVAVFLQQTAVTPAETTLLIPFFKSLTIPLSGLAFIVLTYLVVVGSSNAVNLTDGLDGLAIMPTVMVAGALAIFAYVTGHLYFSKYLSIAYVPGAGELTVFCAAMVGAGLGFLWFNAYPAEVFMGDVGALALGAALGIVAVVVRQEIILFIMGGVFVMETLSVAAQVTYFKYTKHKTGTGKRIFLMAPLHHHYEQKGWKETQVVVRFWIISMMLVLIGLASLKIR from the coding sequence ATGTTACTCGAACTAGCACAATGGTTAGCACAAGACATACGTGGATTTAATGTATTTAACTACATTACCTTGCGTGCGGTTTTGGCTACGCTTACTGCTTTAGTGATTTCATTGACGATAGGGCCAACCTTAATTCGTAAATTGACCCAATATAAAGTGGGGCAAGCCGTGCGTGATGATGGCCCACAAACACATTTGATTAAAGCTGGTACGCCAACCATGGGTGGCGCATTGATATTGGTGTCGATAGCGATATCAACCTTGTTATGGGCTGATTTAAGTAATCGATTTGTTTGGGTAGTGCTATTTACGACACTAGGTTTTGGCATTATTGGCTGGGTGGATGACTGGCGCAAAGTGGTACATCGCAACCCTAAAGGCTTATCTGCTAAAGAAAAATATTTCTGGCAGTCGGTGGTTGGTTTAAGTGTTGCTGTGTTCTTACAGCAAACAGCTGTTACACCAGCAGAAACGACGTTGCTGATTCCATTCTTTAAGAGCCTAACCATTCCGCTGAGTGGTTTAGCATTTATTGTGCTGACTTACCTGGTAGTGGTGGGTAGCAGTAACGCAGTAAACCTCACCGATGGTCTTGATGGTTTAGCGATTATGCCAACGGTGATGGTGGCAGGTGCGCTGGCGATTTTTGCGTATGTGACTGGTCACTTATATTTTTCTAAATACTTAAGCATTGCTTACGTACCGGGCGCAGGTGAATTGACCGTGTTCTGTGCTGCGATGGTGGGCGCAGGCTTAGGCTTTCTTTGGTTTAACGCTTATCCAGCAGAAGTATTTATGGGTGATGTAGGTGCGTTAGCGTTAGGCGCAGCGTTGGGTATTGTGGCGGTAGTGGTACGTCAGGAAATCATTTTGTTCATTATGGGCGGCGTATTTGTGATGGAAACCTTATCGGTAGCGGCACAGGTGACTTACTTTAAATACACCAAACATAAAACTGGTACTGGTAAGCGCATCTTTTTGATGGCGCCATTGCATCATCATTATGAGCAAAAAGGCTGGAAAGAGACACAGGTAGTAGTGCGTTTCTGGATCATCAGCATGATGCTGGTGTTGATTGGCTTAGCTAGTTTAAAAATTAGGTAA
- a CDS encoding UDP-N-acetylmuramoyl-L-alanyl-D-glutamate--2,6-diaminopimelate ligase, translating into MTLLTSFNQSFTLVTADSRQVVPGALFLAYPGVHSDGRKYIAQAVAAGASAVLWENQDFVWDAAIKVANLGVSQLKKQVAQIAAEFYQYPSRNLDVIGVTGTNGKTSVSQWIAQAMQALGKKTAVIGTIGSGFADAGGNGLVETSNTTPDAILLQKMLADYANQGAEAVAMEVSSHGLDQGRVSAIEFDYAVFTNLTRDHLDYHVTMDAYASAKRKLFDWPNLHTAVVNADDDFGKEMAESLRVNSKSLLTYGLMHGDVRADTLTLGANGISMQVTTPQGAAVLSAPVLGRFNAYNLLAVLATLLARQVPLNDAVAAIAQIKPVAGRMQQFGGDDKPLVVVDYAHTPDALENVLVSLREQAQGKLICVFGCGGDRDTGKRPLMGAIAEKYAHHVVVTSDNPRNENPALIIEQVVNGMTVLPSIAPDRAIAIQQAIKFANKDDVVLLAGKGHEDYQEIGGVRTPFSDITVAQAALLHWVPNQAMAVGQ; encoded by the coding sequence ATGACCTTACTCACATCATTTAATCAGTCATTTACCTTAGTGACCGCAGATAGCCGACAAGTTGTGCCTGGCGCTTTATTTTTGGCGTATCCGGGTGTGCATAGTGATGGCCGCAAATATATTGCACAGGCGGTTGCCGCGGGTGCTAGTGCTGTACTTTGGGAAAACCAAGATTTTGTCTGGGATGCGGCAATCAAGGTGGCTAACCTTGGTGTGAGTCAATTGAAAAAACAAGTGGCACAGATTGCTGCTGAGTTTTATCAATATCCATCGCGCAATTTGGATGTGATAGGCGTGACCGGTACCAATGGTAAAACCTCAGTGAGCCAATGGATTGCTCAGGCAATGCAGGCTTTGGGTAAGAAAACAGCAGTCATCGGCACTATTGGCAGTGGCTTTGCCGATGCCGGTGGTAACGGCTTAGTCGAAACCAGTAACACCACACCTGATGCGATTTTGCTGCAAAAAATGTTGGCGGATTATGCCAATCAAGGTGCAGAAGCAGTGGCGATGGAGGTTTCATCACATGGATTAGATCAAGGCCGTGTGAGTGCGATTGAATTTGATTATGCCGTATTTACTAACCTGACACGTGATCATTTGGATTATCACGTGACTATGGATGCGTATGCCAGTGCGAAGCGGAAGTTGTTTGATTGGCCAAATTTACATACCGCAGTTGTGAATGCGGATGATGATTTTGGCAAAGAGATGGCGGAATCGTTGCGTGTAAATAGTAAGTCATTGCTGACTTACGGTTTGATGCATGGTGATGTGCGTGCGGACACGCTGACGTTGGGCGCTAACGGAATCAGCATGCAGGTGACTACACCTCAAGGCGCCGCAGTGCTGAGTGCACCAGTGCTGGGACGTTTTAACGCCTATAACTTGCTGGCAGTGCTAGCAACCTTATTGGCGCGCCAAGTGCCGTTAAATGATGCGGTAGCTGCGATTGCGCAGATCAAACCTGTGGCTGGCCGTATGCAGCAATTTGGCGGTGATGATAAGCCGCTGGTGGTGGTGGATTATGCACATACGCCTGATGCGCTGGAGAATGTGTTGGTGAGCTTGCGTGAGCAAGCACAAGGCAAGTTAATTTGCGTATTTGGCTGCGGTGGCGATCGTGATACAGGTAAGCGTCCGTTGATGGGTGCGATTGCCGAAAAATATGCGCACCATGTGGTAGTGACTAGCGACAATCCGCGCAATGAAAACCCTGCCTTGATTATTGAGCAAGTCGTTAACGGTATGACGGTGTTACCAAGCATTGCACCTGACCGTGCGATTGCGATTCAGCAGGCAATTAAGTTTGCGAATAAAGATGATGTTGTGTTGCTGGCGGGCAAAGGGCATGAGGACTATCAGGAAATTGGCGGTGTAAGAACGCCGTTTAGCGATATCACCGTGGCACAGGCTGCGTTATTGCATTGGGTGCCTAATCAGGCAATGGCGGTGGGTCAATGA
- a CDS encoding YjfB family protein translates to MDVSGIATAASNLAQYKTASDVQLAVFKKAIDISAQNSLQLIQAATQSLPNNPPNLGNVIDTFA, encoded by the coding sequence ATGGATGTATCAGGAATCGCAACGGCAGCATCTAATCTTGCGCAGTACAAAACAGCAAGCGATGTGCAATTGGCCGTGTTTAAAAAGGCTATCGATATCAGTGCTCAAAACTCGTTGCAGCTTATTCAAGCAGCCACACAATCTTTACCTAATAACCCGCCAAATCTTGGCAATGTCATTGATACTTTCGCTTAG
- the murD gene encoding UDP-N-acetylmuramoyl-L-alanine--D-glutamate ligase: MQIALKDKNVLVLGLGDTGLSALRWLHSQGARLSVADTRVVPPGIDALKTELPATVVYTGALKPEVFNAVDLVVISPGVALSEPEIQAAIRRGVTVVGDVELFAQYRPGSAKLIAITGANGKTTVTTLVGEMCKAAGLQTIVAGNIGLPVLDTLSMETPDVYVLELSSFQLETTNSLLADAATMLNLSEDHMDRYDSMQSYAVAKAHIFYHAKLQVLNRDDAWSMMMSRAKLAQVTFGLDAADDEQSYGIRQVDGEAWLSYGTQDLMNVSDLKIAGLHNASNALAAIALCRGIGLDFAPIIQTLYNFKGLPHRVEWVANIDDVDYYDDSKGTNVGATCAALSGLSQKVVLIAGGDGKGQDFSPLKEAVSANARAVVLIGRDAPLIDAELLSTNVPLYHAADLPEAVTIARKLAQVGDAVLLSPACASFDMFKNYVHRAEVFVAAVKRMEQAA, translated from the coding sequence ATGCAAATTGCGTTAAAAGACAAAAATGTATTAGTGCTTGGCCTCGGGGATACCGGGCTATCTGCATTGCGCTGGCTACATAGCCAAGGCGCACGTTTGTCTGTGGCCGACACGCGCGTAGTGCCACCGGGTATTGACGCATTAAAAACAGAGCTGCCTGCAACGGTGGTTTATACCGGTGCATTGAAGCCTGAAGTGTTTAACGCTGTTGATCTAGTAGTAATTAGCCCAGGTGTGGCGTTGAGTGAGCCTGAAATTCAGGCCGCAATTCGTCGTGGTGTGACGGTAGTGGGCGACGTTGAGCTGTTTGCACAATACCGCCCAGGTAGTGCCAAACTGATTGCGATTACCGGCGCTAATGGCAAAACCACAGTGACCACCTTAGTTGGTGAAATGTGCAAGGCTGCTGGGCTACAAACAATTGTAGCAGGCAACATCGGTTTGCCAGTACTTGATACTTTAAGTATGGAAACACCAGATGTTTACGTGCTGGAGCTTTCAAGCTTTCAGTTGGAAACAACGAACAGTTTGCTGGCAGATGCCGCTACCATGTTGAATCTATCAGAAGACCATATGGATAGATACGACAGCATGCAAAGCTATGCCGTTGCTAAAGCGCATATTTTTTACCATGCAAAATTGCAGGTGCTCAATCGTGATGACGCATGGAGCATGATGATGTCTCGCGCTAAGTTGGCACAAGTGACGTTTGGCTTGGATGCAGCAGACGATGAGCAAAGCTATGGTATTAGACAAGTAGATGGTGAAGCTTGGCTTAGCTATGGCACGCAAGACCTGATGAACGTAAGCGATCTAAAAATCGCTGGTTTGCACAATGCAAGTAATGCGCTGGCTGCCATTGCACTTTGCCGTGGTATTGGCTTGGACTTTGCGCCAATTATTCAGACTTTATACAACTTCAAAGGTTTGCCGCACCGTGTGGAGTGGGTTGCCAATATTGATGATGTTGATTATTACGATGACTCCAAAGGCACTAACGTAGGGGCAACCTGCGCAGCTTTATCTGGCTTATCACAAAAGGTCGTGTTGATTGCAGGTGGTGATGGCAAGGGGCAAGATTTCTCGCCACTTAAAGAGGCAGTGAGTGCTAACGCACGGGCTGTGGTGTTGATTGGTCGCGATGCGCCATTAATCGATGCTGAACTGTTGTCGACTAATGTGCCGTTGTACCATGCCGCAGATTTGCCTGAGGCGGTGACGATTGCAAGAAAACTCGCGCAAGTGGGCGATGCAGTACTGCTATCTCCAGCGTGTGCTAGCTTTGATATGTTTAAAAACTATGTGCATCGCGCAGAAGTATTTGTTGCAGCAGTGAAGCGTATGGAGCAAGCCGCATGA
- the ftsL gene encoding cell division protein FtsL, with product MTRLNLILFFALMFSSLGLVNAQHQARKLYIELEHLNQTEKQYNQEYGQLQLEQSTWAMHSRIEQIAAQQLQMQVPDAKRIQVVSLVARLPLIQSTNLKNEVAP from the coding sequence ATGACGCGCCTTAATCTCATTTTATTTTTTGCTTTAATGTTTTCGTCATTGGGGCTGGTTAATGCGCAGCACCAAGCGCGTAAATTGTACATAGAGTTGGAGCATTTGAACCAAACTGAAAAACAGTACAACCAAGAGTATGGCCAGTTGCAATTGGAGCAGAGCACTTGGGCGATGCATTCACGCATTGAGCAAATTGCAGCGCAGCAATTGCAAATGCAGGTGCCTGATGCGAAAAGGATACAAGTGGTGAGTTTGGTCGCGCGATTGCCGTTAATTCAGTCTACTAATCTGAAAAATGAGGTGGCGCCTTAA